From Heteronotia binoei isolate CCM8104 ecotype False Entrance Well chromosome 3, APGP_CSIRO_Hbin_v1, whole genome shotgun sequence, a single genomic window includes:
- the MBTPS2 gene encoding membrane-bound transcription factor site-2 protease, with protein sequence MIPMPVVVCVLGGWCVVYLADTVLKSSSSLKASYEDRLASYGLTISPFHVRWQTALFNRLFYNWGRWKPRFLYLWFSLGMFFGIAAMFGSVFLLGKTLMQTLSQMLTEAPTAQNDQMLQVVVPGVNLPISQLSYFFAAILISGVIHEVGHGVAAIREQVRFNGFGIFIFIVYPGAFVDLFTTHLQLISPIQQLRIFCAGVWHNFVLGVASLVVLFILPALLFPFYYTGAGALVTEVTEDSPANGPRGLFVGDLVTALQDCSVYGVEDWNSCLGEISRKPQTGYCIKATVLQQLSFPSRGFKRLDGTVECCSNNSLTDVCFSYSNNLESHLYTCLPARKTIEASQLCRTNMDCQKDFVPSLCVTPSLENQTRLIRVKHPPQMDMLFVGHPLHLQYTVSLSSFVPRHSFLSVDLPVVMETFCKYLISLSGALAVINAVPCFALDGQWILNSFLEATLSALIVEKQNRELVGFLILLAGSTLLAANVALGLWIVTAR encoded by the exons ATGATCCCGATGCCTGTGGTAGTTTGTGTGCTGGGGGGCTGGTGCGTCGTGTACTTGGCCGACACCGTATTGAAG TCATCCTCCTCCCTGAAGGCATCTTACGAAGACCGGCTTGCATCATATGGCCTAACCATCTCTCCATTTCATGTGCGATGGCAAACTGCTCTCTTCAACCGCCTGTTTTACAATTGGGGAAGATGGAAACCCAGATTTCTTTATCTATG GtttagtctaggaatgtttttTGGCATTGCTGCTATGTTTGGTTCTGTTTTTCTCCTTGGGAAGACACTGATGCAGACACTCTCACAGATGCTAACTGAAGCTCCTACAGCTCAGAATGACCAGATGTTGCAGGTCGTG GTGCCTGGCGTAAATCTTCCCATCAGTCAGCTGTCCTACTTCTTCGCAGCAATTCTCATCAGTGGTGTCATACATGAAGTTGGCCATGGGGTGGCAGCTATTCG AGAACAAGTTCGATTTAATGGTTTCGGgatttttatatttattgtttatcCTGGGGCATTTGTTGATCTCTTCACCACACACTTGCAACTTATTTCTCCAATCCAGCAGCTAAGAATATTTTGTGCAG GAGTCTGGCATAACTTTGTGCTTGGAGTTGCAAGTCTTGTGGTTCTTTTCATACTGCCAGCTCTTCTTTTTCCATTCTATTATACTGGTGCAGGGGCACTTGTTACTGAAGTCACAGAG GACTCTCCCGCTAACGGACCCAGGGGCCTATTTGTAGGTGATCTTGTCACTGCTCTGCAGGACTGTTCAGTTTATGGTGTGGAGGACTGGAATTCTTGCCTAGGAGAGATTTCTCGGAAGCCACAAACTGGCTATTGCATAAAAGCAACAGTTCTGCAGCAGCTAAGCTTCCCATCTAGAG GTTTTAAGAGACTTGATGGAACAGTTGAATGCTGTAGCAACAATAGCCTCACCGATGTCTGCTTTTCATACAGTAATAATTTGGAGAGCCACCTG TATACCTGTTTGCCAGCTCGGAAAACTATTGAAGCCAGTCAGCTCTGCCGTACTAACATGGATTgccagaaggattttgttccaaGCTTGTGTGTGACTCCTTCTTTGGAAAATCAAACGAGACTTATCCGAGTGAAACACCCACCTCAGATGGATATGCTGTTTGTAGGGCACCCACTACATCTACAGTATACAG TGAGCCTCAGCAGTTTTGTACCTCGGCACAGTTTTCTCAGCGTGGACCTGCCTGTAGTGATGGAAACTTTTTGCAA ATATTTGATTTCACTGTCTGGAGCATTGGCTGTAATTAATGCAGTCCCCTGCTTCGCTTTGGATGGTCAATGGATACTCAACTCTTTCCTGGAAGCTACTCTCAGTGCCTTGATTGttgaaaaacaaaacagggaGCTTGTGGGCTTTTTAATTTTGCTTGCTGGCAGCACGCTTTTGGCTGCCAATGTGGCTCTAGGACTCTGGATTGTGACAGCACGATAG